From the genome of Limisalsivibrio acetivorans, one region includes:
- the mazG gene encoding nucleoside triphosphate pyrophosphohydrolase, with protein MNSSYERLVEIVKKLRSPEGCPWDREQNLYSIKEHFLEEAYELLEALDNEDIEHVREELGDVAFHVVFHGVMAEEEGKFSLEEALDLVSEKLVRRHPHVFGDAAVNNSEEVVESWEKIKAEEKKNSRKSVLDGVPATLPTLPTARKLQEKARKVGFDWDSKAQCMDKVNEEFGEFTEAVLNGSREEIEHELGDILFALVNISRFLDVDSDEALRKCNSRFVSRFDYIGKRLKEKGMAYEEASLEEMEELWQEAKKTEAG; from the coding sequence ATGAACTCTTCCTATGAAAGACTCGTTGAAATTGTAAAAAAACTCAGAAGCCCTGAAGGATGTCCATGGGACAGGGAGCAAAACCTTTATTCCATAAAGGAGCATTTCCTTGAAGAGGCCTACGAACTCCTTGAAGCCCTTGATAACGAAGATATTGAGCATGTCCGGGAGGAGCTTGGGGATGTGGCGTTCCATGTTGTTTTCCATGGGGTAATGGCGGAGGAAGAGGGTAAGTTCAGCCTTGAAGAAGCCCTTGACCTGGTGAGCGAAAAGCTTGTAAGAAGACATCCCCACGTTTTCGGCGATGCAGCTGTTAATAATTCCGAAGAGGTTGTTGAAAGCTGGGAAAAGATAAAGGCTGAAGAGAAGAAGAACAGCCGCAAATCTGTACTGGACGGCGTTCCTGCCACCCTCCCAACCCTTCCCACGGCGAGAAAGCTTCAGGAGAAGGCCAGGAAGGTTGGATTCGACTGGGACAGCAAGGCCCAGTGTATGGATAAGGTGAATGAGGAGTTCGGCGAGTTCACAGAGGCGGTTCTAAACGGTAGCCGTGAGGAGATCGAGCACGAACTCGGGGACATTTTGTTTGCCCTAGTGAACATTTCCCGCTTTTTGGATGTCGATTCTGATGAGGCTTTGCGGAAATGCAACTCCAGATTTGTTTCCAGGTTTGACTACATAGGCAAAAGGCTCAAAGAGAAGGGGATGGCCTATGAAGAAGCATCACTGGAAGAGATGGAAGAGCTCTGGCAGGAAGCAAAGAAAACCGAGGCCGGATAA